One Streptomyces sp. V4I8 genomic window carries:
- a CDS encoding enoyl-CoA hydratase/isomerase family protein, which translates to MTVNLEVAEGVGTLRLDRPPMNALDVATQDRLKELAEEAGRRDDVRAVVIYGGEKVFAAGADIKEMQGMDHTAMVLRSRALQESFTAVARIPKPVVAAVTGYALGGGCELALCADYRIAGDNAKLGQPEILLGLIPGAGGTQRLARLIGPSKAKDLIFTGRMVKADEARELGLVDRVVAPDQVYAEAHAWAAKLAQGPAIALRAAKESIDTGLETDIETGLAVERGWFAGLFATEDRERGMRSFVEEGPGKAKFL; encoded by the coding sequence ATGACCGTGAATCTCGAAGTCGCCGAAGGCGTCGGCACCCTCCGTCTCGACCGCCCGCCGATGAACGCGCTGGACGTCGCCACCCAGGACAGGCTCAAGGAACTCGCCGAGGAGGCGGGCCGGCGTGACGACGTACGGGCCGTGGTGATCTACGGCGGGGAGAAGGTGTTCGCGGCGGGCGCGGACATCAAGGAGATGCAGGGCATGGACCACACCGCGATGGTCCTGCGCTCGCGGGCCCTGCAGGAGTCGTTCACCGCGGTGGCCAGGATCCCCAAGCCGGTGGTGGCCGCGGTGACGGGATACGCCCTGGGCGGTGGCTGCGAGTTGGCGCTGTGCGCGGACTACCGGATCGCCGGGGACAACGCCAAGCTGGGCCAGCCGGAGATCCTGCTCGGCCTGATCCCGGGCGCGGGCGGCACCCAGCGGCTGGCCCGGCTGATCGGCCCGTCGAAGGCCAAGGACCTGATCTTCACGGGCCGGATGGTGAAGGCGGACGAGGCGCGGGAATTGGGTCTGGTGGACCGCGTGGTGGCGCCGGACCAGGTCTACGCCGAGGCGCACGCCTGGGCGGCGAAGCTGGCACAGGGCCCGGCGATCGCGCTGCGTGCGGCGAAGGAGTCGATCGACACGGGTCTGGAGACGGACATCGAGACGGGGCTCGCGGTGGAACGAGGCTGGTTCGCGGGCCTGTTCGCGACCGAGGACCGGGAGCGCGGGATGCGGAGCTTCGTGGAGGAGGGACCGGGCAAGGCGAAGTTCCTCTGA
- a CDS encoding ATP-binding protein, which yields MAGLEGIEQPRGHCRATAARWSPAVEDEAAAKVLELFGNPTEAEVPLPSRPESAATARRLAQVVVLRQWGLTPKMTEDAVLLVSELVGNAVRHTGARVFGLRMRRRRGWIRIEVRDPSRGLPCLMPVQEMDISGRGLFLVDRLSDRWGVDLLPRGKTTWFEMRVADR from the coding sequence ATGGCGGGGCTGGAGGGTATCGAACAGCCGCGGGGACACTGCCGTGCCACTGCGGCGCGCTGGTCGCCGGCGGTCGAGGACGAAGCTGCTGCGAAGGTGCTGGAGCTGTTCGGCAATCCCACGGAGGCCGAGGTTCCGCTCCCGTCCCGCCCGGAGTCCGCCGCCACGGCACGTCGTCTGGCGCAGGTGGTGGTCCTGCGTCAATGGGGGCTCACCCCCAAGATGACCGAGGACGCGGTCTTACTCGTCTCGGAGTTGGTCGGCAACGCCGTCCGCCACACCGGCGCCCGCGTCTTCGGCCTCCGCATGCGCCGCCGCCGCGGCTGGATCCGCATCGAGGTCCGCGACCCGTCCCGCGGTCTGCCCTGTCTCATGCCGGTCCAGGAGATGGACATCAGCGGCCGGGGCCTGTTCCTGGTGGACAGACTCTCCGACCGCTGGGGCGTGGACCTGCTGCCGCGAGGCAAGACGACCTGGTTCGAGATGAGGGTGGCCGACCGCTAG